A DNA window from Streptomyces canus contains the following coding sequences:
- a CDS encoding helix-turn-helix transcriptional regulator: MAGHGSAPRSTTEGLVGRDRELELLRSYVDQVLGRGGVLVLSGEPGVGKSVLLDAAATAATAAGALVLRSDGVEFLADLSFAGLNHVLEPLLHEYDGLDPVHREALTVALGASDGAPVDRLVLYGAVLALLRRAAGSRPVLLVIDDLQWIDRASAAALAFVARRLTGSRVGLLAASRPGFESFFERAGLPELTVSPLDDRAAAALVGTHFPLLTGQELRRVLAQARGNPLALLELPAALDDSRGSAGVLLSEVLPLSRRLRDLYGSRVAEMPAPTRRLLLLAALEGGGDLSVLRAASPSEDVLTVLAPAERAQLLRIEHRGLGRLSFHHPLIRATVVSGSTSGQRLDAHRALAKALTSKPDRMAWHLAEATPDPDEQVAALLEDTAHRVRRRGDAVGAFNALVRSADLTPGPADRGRRLAEAAFVGADVTGELRTAAELLVEARRADPELRGSLRAAAAASQVLLNRDGDVNTAHRLLVGAITTRDGRSDGDDEALFEALCTLRKVCLCAGRPEFWDAYQAAMSQLTVPMPPLQELLGDVYADPARSSPTALGLLDAVIHDLHRETDPSRIERIAMAALFVDRATGCRAALWPVVEDGREGGAVTSALIALVVLCLDDFMTGRWDECGRLAAEGLALCEAHGYQMLAQQFHRAQGLLAAARGDDGTVRRLAQRITEWAVPRGAWTVEHFARHMTALAALGRGDHEDAFLDASAISPSGVLAPHAPLALWVPMDLVEAAVRSGRRAEALAHVAAMRETGLPGISGRLALVTAGSAALAAPENRAADAFEEALAVPGAERWPFDLARVRLAYGQHLRRARAAQDARTHLAAALQTFRRLGAAPWAARAAEELRATGRTATWGAHQHLGAGPLTEQEHQIAALAATGLSNKQIGERLFFSHRTVAAHLHRIFRKLGITSRVTLGEALAALPPQQSRAQRSATSSQT, translated from the coding sequence GTGGCTGGTCATGGATCGGCGCCGCGCAGCACGACCGAGGGGCTGGTAGGACGCGACCGGGAACTGGAGCTGCTTCGGTCGTACGTCGACCAGGTGCTCGGGCGCGGTGGGGTGCTGGTGCTGTCCGGGGAACCGGGTGTCGGCAAGTCCGTGCTTCTTGATGCCGCGGCAACGGCGGCGACGGCGGCCGGTGCGCTGGTCCTGCGCTCCGACGGGGTCGAGTTCCTCGCGGATCTGAGCTTCGCCGGACTGAACCACGTACTCGAACCCCTGCTGCACGAGTACGACGGGCTCGACCCGGTGCACCGGGAAGCCCTGACCGTGGCGCTGGGCGCGAGTGACGGCGCCCCGGTGGATCGGCTGGTCCTCTACGGGGCCGTACTGGCACTGCTCCGCCGGGCAGCGGGCAGCCGTCCCGTTCTGCTGGTCATCGACGACCTGCAATGGATCGACCGGGCGAGCGCCGCGGCGCTCGCGTTCGTCGCCCGGCGGCTGACCGGGAGCCGAGTGGGCCTTCTCGCAGCCTCGCGGCCGGGGTTCGAGAGTTTCTTCGAACGCGCGGGGCTTCCCGAACTCACCGTGTCCCCACTGGACGACAGGGCGGCAGCCGCCCTGGTCGGCACCCACTTCCCGCTGCTCACCGGGCAGGAGCTGCGTCGGGTCCTCGCGCAGGCGCGGGGCAACCCACTGGCACTGCTGGAACTGCCGGCCGCGCTCGACGACTCGCGAGGCAGCGCGGGAGTGCTGTTGTCCGAGGTACTCCCGCTCAGCCGTCGGCTGCGGGACCTGTATGGCTCCCGGGTCGCGGAGATGCCGGCCCCCACCCGGCGGCTGCTGCTCCTGGCCGCGCTGGAGGGCGGCGGCGACCTGTCGGTCCTGCGCGCCGCCTCCCCCAGCGAGGACGTACTGACCGTGCTCGCTCCCGCGGAGCGGGCGCAGCTGCTGCGGATCGAACACCGAGGACTGGGGCGGCTGTCCTTCCACCACCCACTGATCCGCGCGACCGTCGTGTCGGGCTCGACCAGCGGTCAGCGCCTGGACGCCCACCGGGCCCTGGCCAAAGCGCTCACCAGTAAACCCGATCGCATGGCCTGGCACCTGGCTGAGGCGACACCCGATCCCGACGAGCAGGTTGCCGCGCTCCTGGAGGACACCGCACACCGGGTCCGCCGACGCGGCGACGCCGTCGGCGCCTTCAACGCGCTGGTACGGTCCGCCGACCTCACTCCCGGTCCCGCGGACCGCGGCAGACGGCTCGCCGAAGCCGCCTTCGTGGGCGCGGACGTGACCGGAGAACTGCGCACCGCGGCCGAACTGCTCGTGGAGGCCCGGCGTGCCGACCCGGAACTGAGGGGATCACTGCGGGCGGCGGCCGCGGCCTCCCAGGTGCTGCTCAACCGCGACGGTGATGTCAACACCGCGCACCGGCTGCTGGTCGGTGCGATCACGACCCGCGACGGCAGGTCCGACGGCGACGACGAGGCGCTCTTCGAGGCTCTGTGCACCCTGCGCAAGGTGTGTCTGTGCGCGGGCAGACCCGAGTTCTGGGACGCGTACCAGGCCGCCATGTCGCAGCTGACCGTACCGATGCCTCCCCTGCAGGAACTGCTCGGCGACGTCTACGCCGACCCGGCACGCTCCTCCCCGACAGCCCTCGGCCTTCTCGATGCGGTCATCCACGACCTGCACCGGGAGACCGACCCGAGCCGGATCGAACGGATCGCGATGGCGGCACTGTTCGTGGACCGGGCGACAGGGTGCCGTGCGGCGCTCTGGCCCGTCGTCGAGGACGGGCGCGAAGGCGGCGCGGTCACGTCGGCGCTCATCGCGCTGGTGGTGCTGTGCCTGGACGACTTCATGACGGGTCGGTGGGACGAGTGCGGCCGTCTCGCCGCGGAGGGGCTGGCGCTGTGCGAGGCCCACGGCTATCAGATGCTGGCCCAGCAGTTCCACCGGGCCCAGGGCCTGCTGGCCGCGGCGCGGGGCGACGACGGCACGGTGCGGAGGCTGGCACAGAGGATCACGGAGTGGGCGGTACCCCGCGGTGCGTGGACCGTCGAGCACTTCGCGCGGCACATGACGGCACTGGCCGCCCTGGGACGCGGTGACCACGAGGACGCCTTCCTCGACGCCTCGGCGATCAGCCCTTCAGGCGTGCTGGCCCCGCATGCCCCACTGGCTCTGTGGGTTCCCATGGACCTTGTGGAAGCCGCGGTGCGCAGCGGACGCCGAGCCGAGGCACTCGCCCATGTCGCCGCGATGCGGGAGACGGGCCTGCCCGGAATCTCCGGCCGCCTGGCACTGGTCACCGCCGGTTCGGCCGCGCTCGCCGCGCCCGAGAACCGGGCCGCCGACGCCTTCGAGGAAGCGCTCGCCGTTCCCGGTGCCGAGCGCTGGCCCTTCGACCTCGCCCGGGTCCGCCTGGCCTACGGGCAGCACCTGCGTCGCGCACGGGCCGCCCAGGACGCCCGGACGCACCTCGCCGCCGCCCTCCAGACCTTCCGCCGTCTCGGGGCCGCCCCCTGGGCCGCGCGGGCGGCCGAAGAGCTGCGGGCCACCGGCCGTACCGCCACCTGGGGGGCCCACCAGCACCTGGGGGCCGGCCCGCTCACGGAGCAGGAACACCAGATCGCCGCACTCGCCGCGACCGGGCTGAGCAACAAGCAGATCGGCGAACGTCTCTTCTTCTCCCACCGGACCGTGGCGGCCCACCTGCACCGGATCTTCCGGAAGCTCGGCATCACCTCGCGTGTCACCCTCGGCGAGGCCCTGGCCGCTCTGCCGCCTCAGCAGTCCCGGGCGCAGCGGTCTGCCACCTCTTCGCAGACCTAG
- a CDS encoding cupin domain-containing protein, which yields MSGLDEHGSQDGTGPRMLADVKPPFVPEGASAMTVVVEWPPGHPGTPPHRHSGPCFGYVTEGAVRWELEGEPERVIKAGETFWEPGGDVIHYQNGNALSDTPAKYVVIMLCAPGRPMLTLVEEEELSKRAHLRAPRPSED from the coding sequence ATGAGCGGACTCGACGAGCACGGGAGCCAGGACGGGACCGGGCCCAGGATGCTGGCGGACGTCAAGCCGCCCTTCGTGCCGGAGGGTGCTTCGGCGATGACCGTGGTGGTCGAGTGGCCTCCGGGACACCCCGGGACGCCGCCGCACCGGCACTCGGGGCCGTGCTTCGGCTACGTCACCGAAGGCGCCGTCCGGTGGGAACTCGAGGGCGAGCCCGAGCGGGTGATCAAGGCCGGTGAGACTTTCTGGGAGCCGGGCGGTGACGTGATCCACTACCAGAACGGCAACGCCCTGTCGGATACGCCGGCCAAGTACGTCGTCATCATGCTGTGCGCGCCCGGCCGGCCGATGCTCACGCTGGTCGAAGAGGAAGAGCTGTCGAAGCGGGCCCACCTGCGCGCCCCGCGGCCTTCCGAGGACTAA
- a CDS encoding ROK family glucokinase → MNDQNGGLTVGVDLGGTKIAAGTVDPGGEVVSRVRVPTPHDPDRIAGAIAEAVQRVRKGWDDVRAVGVGAAGYVDADRSTVRFAPNLGWHDKAIRDIVQEATGLPVVVENDANAAAWGEFIHGAGAGHDDMLMVMAGTGLGGGIISRGRLFRGRFGMAGEIGHYRAVPDGLPCPCGQRGCMEQYASGAAHTRRAREMAAADPARAAVVLALGDGTPDGLDGHHVTEAALSGDPFSLEVFEQSGRWLGQALADLASILDPSVLVIGGGLGDTGELIRRPAEMSYRRALGGGEHRVYAEVRTATVGSDAGLIGAANLARLHELLSAPTAGV, encoded by the coding sequence ATGAACGACCAGAACGGCGGTCTGACCGTCGGCGTCGATCTAGGCGGCACGAAGATCGCCGCCGGGACGGTCGACCCCGGCGGGGAGGTCGTCTCCCGGGTTCGCGTCCCCACCCCGCACGACCCGGACCGGATCGCCGGGGCGATCGCCGAGGCGGTCCAGCGGGTCCGCAAGGGCTGGGACGACGTCCGAGCGGTCGGTGTCGGAGCAGCCGGATACGTGGACGCGGACCGCTCGACGGTGCGCTTCGCACCCAACCTGGGCTGGCACGACAAGGCGATCCGGGACATCGTCCAGGAGGCCACCGGGCTTCCGGTCGTCGTCGAGAACGACGCGAACGCCGCCGCTTGGGGCGAGTTCATCCATGGAGCCGGTGCCGGGCATGACGACATGTTGATGGTCATGGCGGGCACCGGCCTGGGCGGCGGCATCATCAGCAGGGGCCGGCTCTTCCGCGGCCGCTTCGGCATGGCCGGCGAGATCGGCCACTACCGGGCGGTCCCCGACGGGCTCCCCTGCCCCTGCGGCCAGCGCGGCTGCATGGAGCAGTACGCCAGCGGGGCGGCCCACACCCGCCGCGCCCGCGAGATGGCGGCCGCCGATCCGGCACGGGCCGCGGTGGTGCTCGCGCTGGGCGACGGCACCCCCGACGGCCTCGATGGGCACCATGTGACCGAGGCCGCCCTCAGTGGCGACCCCTTCTCCCTCGAGGTGTTCGAGCAGTCGGGCCGCTGGTTGGGCCAGGCGCTCGCCGACCTCGCCTCCATCCTCGACCCGTCCGTCCTCGTCATCGGCGGCGGCCTCGGCGACACCGGCGAGCTGATCAGGCGTCCGGCCGAGATGTCCTACCGTCGGGCCCTCGGCGGCGGCGAGCACCGCGTCTACGCCGAGGTCCGCACCGCCACCGTGGGATCGGACGCCGGCCTCATCGGCGCCGCGAACCTCGCCCGCCTGCACGAACTGCTCTCAGCCCCGACGGCCGGCGTCTGA
- a CDS encoding WhiB family transcriptional regulator gives MTASRTPLMNNGVLPVRPAAGRWPAAACRGADIETFFPPRGDLAAVRRALMICDRCPVRIPCRRYALDHGERYGIWGGLTEETRETLIRIGPPPSVPSLPQEPVAEPIAERGLALLESSPGAR, from the coding sequence ATGACAGCGTCTCGTACGCCCCTGATGAACAACGGTGTCCTGCCCGTCCGCCCGGCGGCGGGCCGGTGGCCGGCCGCGGCCTGCCGAGGTGCCGACATCGAGACCTTCTTCCCCCCTCGGGGCGACCTGGCGGCCGTCCGACGGGCGCTGATGATCTGCGATCGGTGCCCGGTGCGGATTCCGTGCCGCCGGTATGCGCTCGACCACGGGGAGCGGTACGGGATCTGGGGAGGTCTGACCGAGGAGACACGGGAGACGCTCATCCGCATCGGGCCGCCGCCGTCCGTGCCCTCTCTGCCCCAGGAACCCGTCGCCGAACCCATCGCGGAACGGGGGTTAGCCCTGCTGGAGTCGTCCCCGGGCGCGCGGTGA
- a CDS encoding sugar porter family MFS transporter, producing the protein MTANASSAGPAHSGAALRPTNLRRVTYISAAASIGGFLFGYDSAVINGAVTGIQHRFDVTSSETGTIVASALLGSAFGAAVAGRLADRVGRRRVMHFAAVLFAISALGSSMPFSVWDLGAWRIVGGTAIGLASLIGPTYIAEVAPPDHRGRLASFQQAAIVLGITASQLVNWGIAQGADGKSENPLGALDAWQWMLMAAIVPALAYLFLTLRIPESPHFLVATGREVQALAVLRDLQGTYAGSEERIAEIQHALKTDHKPRVRDLLDGRFGLLPIVWVGIGLAVFQQLVGINVIFYYSSLLWQSVGIDQSDSLLISLSTSIINIIGTVVAMLLIDRVGRKPLALTGSAGMAVSLAFASWAFSYKTGSGGSLSIPDTQGTVALVAAHSFVFFFAVSWGVVLWVMVGEMFPLRIRAAAMSVATAANWIANWAVTESFPRMSDWNLSSTYAIYAAFAVLSFVFVAVRVRETNGKKLEEMG; encoded by the coding sequence ATGACCGCGAACGCCTCTTCCGCGGGGCCGGCCCACTCAGGGGCCGCGCTCCGCCCGACCAACCTACGGCGTGTCACCTACATCTCGGCGGCCGCGTCGATCGGCGGCTTCCTGTTCGGCTACGACAGTGCCGTCATCAACGGCGCCGTCACCGGCATCCAGCACCGATTCGATGTCACCTCCAGCGAGACGGGCACCATCGTCGCCTCCGCTCTGCTCGGTTCCGCCTTCGGAGCGGCCGTCGCCGGACGTCTCGCCGACCGCGTCGGCCGTCGGCGCGTGATGCACTTCGCCGCGGTTCTCTTCGCGATCAGCGCGCTCGGCTCGTCCATGCCCTTCTCCGTCTGGGACCTGGGCGCCTGGCGCATCGTCGGCGGTACGGCGATCGGCCTCGCCTCGCTGATCGGGCCCACCTACATCGCCGAGGTCGCGCCGCCCGACCATCGCGGGCGGCTGGCCTCGTTCCAGCAGGCGGCCATCGTGCTCGGCATCACCGCCTCCCAGCTCGTCAACTGGGGCATCGCCCAAGGGGCTGACGGCAAGAGCGAGAACCCGCTGGGCGCCCTGGATGCCTGGCAGTGGATGCTGATGGCCGCGATCGTACCGGCGCTCGCCTACCTGTTCCTCACCCTGCGCATCCCGGAGTCGCCGCACTTCCTCGTCGCCACGGGCCGCGAGGTCCAGGCCCTCGCCGTGCTGCGCGACCTGCAGGGCACGTACGCGGGCTCCGAGGAGCGGATCGCCGAGATCCAGCATGCTCTCAAGACCGATCACAAGCCGCGGGTACGCGATCTGCTCGACGGCCGCTTCGGGCTGCTGCCGATCGTGTGGGTCGGCATCGGGCTGGCCGTCTTCCAGCAGCTCGTCGGCATCAACGTCATCTTCTACTACTCGTCGCTGCTGTGGCAGTCGGTGGGCATCGACCAGTCCGACTCCCTTCTGATCAGCCTGTCCACGTCGATCATCAACATCATCGGCACCGTCGTGGCGATGCTGCTGATCGACCGGGTCGGCCGGAAACCGCTCGCGCTGACCGGTTCGGCCGGCATGGCCGTGTCGCTGGCCTTCGCCTCCTGGGCCTTCTCGTACAAGACGGGCAGCGGCGGCAGTCTGTCCATCCCGGACACCCAGGGCACCGTGGCGCTGGTCGCCGCCCACTCCTTCGTGTTCTTCTTCGCGGTCTCCTGGGGTGTGGTGCTCTGGGTGATGGTCGGCGAGATGTTCCCGCTGAGGATCCGCGCCGCCGCGATGTCGGTGGCGACCGCCGCGAACTGGATCGCCAACTGGGCCGTCACCGAGAGCTTCCCCCGCATGTCGGACTGGAACCTGTCGTCCACCTACGCGATCTACGCGGCCTTCGCCGTGCTCTCGTTCGTCTTCGTCGCCGTCAGGGTGCGCGAGACCAACGGCAAGAAGCTGGAGGAGATGGGATGA